A section of the Telopea speciosissima isolate NSW1024214 ecotype Mountain lineage chromosome 3, Tspe_v1, whole genome shotgun sequence genome encodes:
- the LOC122654389 gene encoding UDP-glucuronic acid decarboxylase 2-like: protein MTSELIFRGHESQPQVDMYSPKPPKPWLSVTRPIRYMLREQRLVFVLVGIAIATLVFTLIPSSSSSSSVPSIYGNNYESIPEVYFPTGSGSKVLSHRVAYEQRGGFGQVNSGGKVPLGLKRKGLRIVVTGGAGFVGSHLVDRLINRGDSVIVVDNFFTGRKENVMHHFGNPRFELIRHDVVEPLLLEVDQIYHLACPASPVHYKFNPVKTIKTNVVGTLNMLGLAKRVGARFLLTSTSEVYGDPLQHPQVETYWGNVNPIGVRSCYDEGKRTAETLTMDYHRGAGVAVRIARIFNTYGPRMCIDDGRVVSNFVAQALRKEPMTVYGDGKQTRSFQYVSDLVEGLMRLMEGEHVGPFNLGNPGEFTMLELAQVVQETIDPNAKIEFRANTEDDPHKRKPDISKAKELLGWEPNISLRKGLPLMVSDFRQRIFGDHKDGTGDSSA from the exons ATGACTTCGGAGTTGATATTCAGAGGGCATGAGAGCCAACCTCAGGTGGATATGTACTCGCCGAAACCTCCGAAGCCATGGCTTTCGGTGACTCGCCCAATTAGGTATATGCTTCGGGAGCAGCGACTCGTTTTCGTTCTTGTAGGCATCGCCATCGCAACCCTTGTCTTCACACTGATtccatcttcctcctcttcgtCTTCAGTTCCATCGATATACGGCAACAACTACGAATCGATCCCTGAGGTGTATTTCCCTACGGGATCGGGATCGAAGGTGTTATCGCACAGAGTGGCTTACGAGCAGAGAGGGGGTTTTGGGCAGGTGAATTCGGGAGGGAAGGTGCCTCTAGGGTTAAAGAGAAAGGGGCTGAGGATCGTGGTGACTGGTGGAGCTGGGTTCGTGGGTAGTCACCTGGTGGATCGTTTGATCAATCGAGGAGATAGCGTAATTGTCGTGGACAATTTCTTCACAGGAAGGAAGGAGAACGTAATGCATCACTTTGGGAACCCTAGGTTCGAATTGATACGACATGATGTGGTGGAGCCGCTATTGTTGGAGGTGGATCAGATCTATCACTTGGCTTGCCCTGCATCACCTGTGCATTACAAGTTCAATCCAGTCAAGACCATCAAGACCAATGTGGTGGGTACCCTCAACATGCTTGGACTGGCCAAGAGGGTTGGTGCTCGATTCCTGCTCACTAGCACCAGTGAGGTGTATGGTGATCCCCTTCAGCATCCCCAGGTCGAAACTTACTGGGGAAACGTCAACCCCATTG GGGTTCGGAGCTGTTACGATGAAGGGAAAAGAACAGCAGAGACATTAACGATGGATTACCACAGAGGAGCTGGAGTTGCAGTCAGGATTGCTCGAATCTTCAACACATACGGTCCTCGTATGTGCATCGACGATGGCCGTGTCGTTAGTAATTTTGTTGCTCAG GCACTGAGGAAGGAGCCTATGACTGTGTACGGTGACGGAAAGCAAACCAGGAGTTTCCAATACGTGTCCGATCTG GTGGAAGGGTTGATGAGGCTAATGGAAGGGGAACATGTGGGTCCCTTTAATCTTGGGAACCCAGGGGAGTTCACAATGCTGGAGCTGGCTCAGGTGGTCCAAGAGACTATAGACCCAAATGCCAAGATAGAGTTCAGGGCCAACACAGAGGACGACCCACATAAGAGGAAGCCTGATATCTCCAAGGCTAAGGAGCTCTTGGGGTGGGAGCCCAACATCTCTCTCCGCAAAGGTCTCCCACTCATGGTCTCCGATTTCCGTCAGCGAATCTTTGGAGACCACAAGGACGGCACCGGCGACTCGTCTGCTTGA